GTTGTAGTTTAATAATTCCTCGAGTTCCTTAATGAAGACATTGATATCTTTAAACTGTCTATACACAGAGGCAAATCGAACATAGGCGACCTCATCCACATCATAAATGGCCTTCATCACTAGTTCCCCGATCTCTTGGCTTGGAATTTCTACTTTACCTGACCCTCTGAGTTCCTGGCCAATTTTCTCTACGATCTTTTCCAATGTATCCAATGATACGGGTCTCTTCTCACAGGCCCTTACTAAACCTCTTAAGATCTTCTCACGGCTGAATTCTTCACGAGCTCCGTCCTTTTTAATGACGAGAAGCGGAGTTTCCTCTACCATCTCAAATGTGGTAAAGCGATGACTGCATGCTTCACATTCTCTTCTGCGACGAATGGATTTCGCCTCATTGACCGGCCTAGAATCCAGCACGCGAGTCCCATTATGCTGACAAAGAGGACAACGCATGACTATCAGCTCCCTTTCTTTTTAACTAGTATTATTTTATCATAATCTGAATTAGATAAGACAACCTATGCTTCTCCTGCTTACAATCACCCAGTAAGAAAAGTAAAAGAGGGTACCCCTAGAGTCGGTTTTACCAACCTTTAAGGGATACCCTCTACATTCACTATTTAATTATTGGATTAATTTTTTAGCAGCTTCGTATTGATCTGCAGGTAGTGGAATATATCCTACTGCTTCAGACATCTCAGGAGCAACATCAATATAATATTGTGCGAAAGCTTTCAACTCAGGCTTCTCAGCTAAAGCCTTGCTGCTAACATAGATATAAAGGTAACGAGACAATGGCTTGTATGTTCCGTTATTAATAGTTTCCATTGTAGGCTCTATAGCAGGAGCATCGGCATTTTCTTTAATCGGCACAGGCTTCATTTTGTCTGTGTTTTCGATATAATAAGCAAACCCAAAGTATCCAAGAGCACTCTTATCACCAGCTACACCTTGTACCAATACATTATCATCCTCGGAAGCTGTATAGTCAGAACGACTTGCTCCTTCTTCCCCATTGATGGCTTCAGTAAAATATCCGAATGTACCAGAGTCAGTTCCTGGTCCGTATAACTTAATTGGTTCTGCTGGCCAGCCTTCACGTACTTCAGCCCATGTTTTCACTTGGCTGTCAGGCGCCCAAATCTTGTTTAATTCTTCCACAGTCAAGAAGTCAACCCAATCATTCTCCTTGTTTACGACAACTGTAATACCATCATAAGCAACTGGAAGCTCGATAGCTTCGAAACCGTTAGCCTTAATAGTTTCTACTTCTTTATCCTTAATCTTACGGGAAGCGTTATTGATATCAGTTTCACCTGGAATAAACTTCTTAAATCCACCACTTGTTCCAGAAACTCCAACAGTCACTCGAACATCAGGATTTGCGGCTTGAAATTCTTCTGCTACTGCTTCGGTAATGGGGAATACAGTAGAAGACCCATCTACTAATACGGTACCGCTAAGAGCACTCTCCTTAGCAGGTTGTTCAGCAGGCTTATCTGTACTCGGCTGTTGTGCAGCACTTGGTTGTTGATTTCCACCACATCCAGTCATCAAGGACGCTGCGAGCACTAGTGTTGACATTAGAATTCCAGATTTTTTTAGAAGCTTCACGATTAAACCCTCCAACTCTATTTTTGTGTTTTATATGTTTCCTTCACAAGAATTATAATAACAAGCTTTTATTGAGCCATTATGTGATAAATGTTAAGAAAATGTAAAGTTCCTAGAAACTATGACTCTAGCATTTAAATTTTTCAACCATGTGACCTAGCTTTTGCTGTAAATTCAAAATCTGAGTAGACAGTTCTTTTGACTTTTCAGAAAGACCAAGTTGTTGCTGTGCAGAAGCATCCATTTGCTCGGTACTCGCGGCTGTTTCTTGAGCGATTCCTGTAAAAAAGACGAGCTTGTCCTCTGCTTCTTTCAACCCATATGAAATCTGATCTATATCTAGGGCCATTGTTTTCATTCTTTGATCTGCAAATTGAATCCCTTGAATCATGTCAGTAAAGGCCTCTTCTGCCTTCAGGGCTAGCCTGCTTCCTTCCTCTACACGATCAGAAACCATACTCGTCTTATTATTTGTTTCTTTCGTTACCATTTGAATATCAACAATCATGGAAGAAATCTCCCTTGTCGCTTGGGTAGATTCATCAGCAAGTTTACGAACCTCATCCGCTACTACAGCGAACCCTTTTCCCGCCTCACCAGCACGCGCAGCCTCAATGGCAGCATTCAAAGCCAGTAATTTCGTTTGTTCAGAGAGTTGTCCAATCATTCCTAAGATCTTCTCGATATCATCTGATTGTCTCCTAAGCTGGAGCATGCTATCACTTACTTGCTGCATTTCTCTTTGTAATAATTCGTTGCTTGTTCGAACATCGTTTATATGCTGATGACCACTCTCTGCTGTAACTACCATTTTATTACTATACTCTGTGGATACATGGATCTCGCTTAATAAAGACGTAACTACTTCTTTCATGGATTGAAAAGCTAGATTCGTTTTTTCTGTCGATACCGCTGTCTCTTCAGCGCCATCGCTCACGATTTGAATAGCTTTCCTTAAGTGGAACGCGGACTCCATTGATTCATCAGATGAAAGGTGCAACTGGTTACTCGTTTCACCTAGTTGCGTAACTGATGTTTTAACCTGTTGAATCATATTTGACATTTCATCAAGCATGTCATTGAAATGATGAGAAAGACGAATAAGTTCCGGACTAGCAAAAGGCAATTCGAGCCGATTGGATAGGTTTCCACTCTGGACTTCCTTCATGGCATCCAACAGATTTCGAATAGGAAGAAGGATCATTCTAACAATGAGTGTTCCTAATAAAAACGAAATGAGAATGCAACCTAAAAAAGAATAAAGCACGGTGTTTTTTATTTTATTAAGAGGCGTCATATAATCCTTATCAGCTACAACAATCGTGTAGATCTCTTGGCGTTCATGGGACTTTACGAAGGAGATCGTATAATTTAGCCCTTGAATCCGTTGACTAATAACCCCTTCCTCATTCTCTAGTATTCGATTAACCAATTCCGCACTAAGAGGAATCATCTCGATCGTTACTCCTGGATAGGCTCGTTGCCCACTCCCCTGCTTAAGAGCATACTGCTCAATATGAAGACCTTGATTAGCTAAAGCTGCTCTTTGCTGTTTCAATTCATATTTAAACCTTTTTTCAAATTGCTTCTCATCCAAGGCAAAATGCAGCAACGAAACTTTCTCCGTCATTTTTCTTGCTTCTTCTATTAACTGATTTTCAATCAGCCTCTTCGTATTCGTGGTCGCTTGTTGATAAGCGATTCCACCAACAATCGCAGTAGATAAAAGAATTAGTAGAGAAAACGGGAAAATGATCCTCCAGCTAAGTCCCACAGATTCTACAATTCTTTGTATCGAATTTTTCCTATTCATCCTTTACCTCCAGCTCCGCCAAACGATTATGTATTTTCGGTTTAATGCTATCAAACGAATATTAATTATGTTTTAAGGAAGTATAAAGATATAAAAAAAGAGCAGGGTAAGTACCCTGCCTCGCGTAATTCTCCATCTCGCATTTGTAGAAAATCAACCAAATCGACCCATTACGTAATCTTCTGTTCTTTTATCTGTAGGGTTAGTGAAAAGCTTCTCCGTCTTTTCAAATTCTACAAGCTCACCAGTTAACATAAACGCCGTCTGATCCGAGGAACGAGCAGCTTGCTGCATATTATGAGTTACAATAACAATACTAAATCTTTCTTTTAGGTCGTGAAGCAATTCTTCAATCTTCATTGTAGATATGGGATCAAGTGCAGATGTTGGTTCATCCATGAGAATGACATCCGGTTCAACAGCAATGCATCGAGCAATACATAATCTTTGTTGTTGTCCTCCAGAAAGACCAGTGGCCGGTTCGTGTAGACGATCCTTTACCTCGTCCCAAAGGGCTACACCCTTCAAGCTCTTTTCAACAATTTCATCAAGCTCAGACTTTTTATTATTTCCATGGATTCTCTGACCAAAAACTACATTCTCATAAATGGACTTTGGAAATGGATTAGGCTTTTGGAATACCATACCTACTGTCGTTCTAAGTTGCTCTAAATTGATGTCTCTATCATAGATATTCACACCATGGTAATTAATCTTTCCTTCTACTTTTACACCAGGCACTAGGTCAACCATTCTATTAAACGTTTTTAGTAAGGTTGACTTCCCACAGCCAGACGGTCCTATAATCGCTGTTACTTCATTTTTCTTTATATTCATATTGATATTCTTAAGCGCAAGATCTTCCCCATACCAGAGCTTAAGGTTTTCTATATTAAATACATATTGATTAGTAGCTATCATGTTTGTACCCTCCCACTAGTCCATCTTTTTCTGAAACTTATTACGGATCATCACAGCAACTGCGTTCATCGATAATAAAACCACTAATAATACAATGATTCCACCTGCTGCTAACGCATGGAAAGCTTCTTGAGGTCTCGACACCCAGTTATAGATCTGAATAGGCAACACGGTAAAAGGATCCATTGGGCTTTGCGGTGTAAAGGCAATAAAGGCTGCTGCCCCTACAACTACTAACGGTGCGGTTTCACCAATAGCACGAGAAAGAGCAAGGATATTTCCTGTAATAATTCCAGGCAACGCTGAAGGTAAAATGACGCGCAAGATGGTCTGCCATTTTGTGGCTCCTAATGCAAACGACGCATGTCGAAGAGAATCAGAAACACTGCGCAATGCTTCTTGTGACGCAACGATAATGACTGGAAGGATGAGCAAGGTCATTGTAAGTGCTCCAGCCATCACACTGCCGTCTAAAGAAAACATTCGAACAAATATAGTTAAACCTAAAAGTCCGTATACAATAGATGGAACACCAGCAAGATTAGAAATGTTGGTCTGAATTAACCTAGTCAGCCAGTTCTTCTTAGCGTACTCCTCTAAATATAACGCCGTTCCTACTCCTAAGATAAAGGCCATCGGTGCTGTAAGACCGATCATCCACAGCGTCCCAAACAAGGCAGATTTCAATCCAGCCTTCTCAGCAAAACGGGATGGGAAATTACTTAAAAAATTCATATTTATTGCCCCAGAGCCCTTCTGTAATACATCCAAAATTAATATAGCAAGTACTATTACCCCGAACATTGTGGCAGAAAGAAATAGTAACTTATAACCTTTATCTTTACGTTTTCTAGCTTCAATTTGTTTGTTTTCTGCTGTGAAGGAAGATTTCATTAGTATTCCTCCCTATATTTACGACTGATATATTGAGCTAGCATATTCATAACCAATGTCATGACAAACAATGTAGATCCTACAGCATAAAGAGATAAATATTCAATAGTACCAAACGGAGCATCTCCATGACTAATCTGAACGATATATGCCGTCATTGTCTGAATACTCTCTAATGGATTAAAGGCCATCTTAGGGGTAGCACCAGCAGCAAGAGTTACAATCATCGTCTCCCCTACCGCACGAGAAAGAGAAAGCACGACAGAGGCAACAATTCCCGAAAGCGCAGCAGGAACAACAACCTTCAATGAAGTTTCTAGCTTGGTTGCACCAAGAGCTAAAGCACCTTCTCTCAAGGAGCGAGGTACAGCTGTCATCGCATCTTCACTAAGGGATGCCACCATTGGAATAATCATAATCCCAACAACAATTCCTGCACTTAGTGCATTAAAAAAATCTGTTCCAGGTAAGAAAAATCGTATTAAAGGGGTGACCAAGGTAAGAGCAAAAAATCCATAAACTATCGTTGGTATACCAGCCAAGATCTCTAATATTGGCTTGACTGTCTTTCTTACTTTTGGTGGTGCATATTCACTTAAATATATCGCGCTAGCAAGTCCAATTGGAACGGCAACTAAACTGGCTATGAAAGCAATAAGTAAGGTACCTGTAATTAAAGGAAGAATACCAAAATACTGTGGCTTAAATAATGGAGCCCATTTCGTACCTGTAAAAAATTCAATAACGCTAACTACTTTGAAGAACTCTATGGTTTCCAACAATAAAGTACCTATAATACCTATCGTTGTAAATACTGAAACAAGCGCACAGAGTAGTAGTATGGCCGGAACAATCCTCTCACTGATAGGCGGCTTCTTCTTTATGTTTGAAACACGATCAAAGTTATGCGACGCTTGGGACTTTAACTGGGTGGCTGTCCCATCTACAGGAGCAGTTTCTAACACGTGGTTTCCTCCTTTAAATAAACGACCTTGTCAAATCTTGTTGTGATTTATTTCGGAACTCAATTACTGATTTTATAGAAGGAATGTTGAGTTTACTTTAAGACATTGTAAATTTATTGTTAAGATTTTCGACACCAATATACAAAAAAAACGCCTCACCTGTTCCTCCTAGGGATAAACAAAGTAAGACGATGATTTATTTTATACTCGTGTATACTCTCTTACGGGAGATTGAACCAATTTCGGAAGCGGACCCTGACCTCTTGGGATTTCAATGCTGTCAATGGTTTTGGCTTCTAAGTACTCAGCGATTGCTTGGGCCGCAACCTTCGGGTCAATAGTTTCTCCACAGGTATAAACGTCTACACTTGCATAACCATGTTCTGGAAACGTGTGTATGGTTAAATGGGACTCAGAAATGACAACGACACCACTAATTCCTTGAGGATTGAATTTATGAAAGGTTACTTCTCTTACCTCGGCTCCAGCCTCAAGAGCGGCATCCACCATCACTTTTTCTGTCATCTCGAGATTATCCAACATGTTTGGATTGCATCCCCATAATTCAGCGATGACGTGCTTTCCTAGGGTTTCCATTGAATACTGTTCCACCTGATTCATTACATTCCCCCCTTTGGCCTTGTACTTATCGTTTCCTATTTCCTTTGTTTCATGCTATTTAGGAGTGCATACCAAACAGTACCACAATAAGGGATAAAAAGGAAAAAGCTGTTCCATTAGGATTAACAAAATCCAAAGGAACAGCTTTATAATATTAGACTACACGGTCATTTCTTGCTTTTTCTTTTCATTTACGGCTTGAGATACATGCTTCACCAAGTCTAATACACGGCAAGAATATCCCCACTCGTTATCATACCAGATAAGAACTTTTACTTGTTGATCGTTCATGACCATAGTGGAAAGACCATCTACAATGGAAGAATGTTCGTTTCCATTAAAATCGCTTGATACAAGAGGAGCCTCAGTGTATTCAATATAATTCTTCATCGGGCCTTCTGCTGCTTCTTTAAGCACACGATTAACTTCTTCTAACGTAACGGACTTCTTCACGTTCACAACAAGATCCACAATAGAAACATTAGGAGTTGGTACACGTAGAGCTAATCCATTCAACTTACCCTTAAGGTGTGGAAGAACCTTACCTACTGCTTTTGCAGCACCTGTAGAAGTAGGGATGATCGCTTGAGCACAAGCTCGAGCTCTTCTTAAGTCCTTATGAGGGTTATCTAGATTCTTCTGATCGTTCGTATAGGAATGGACTGTCGTCATCATACCATACTCGATTCCAAACGCTTCATCTAGCACCTTAGCTACAGGAGCTAAGCAATTCGTTGTACAAGAAGCATTGGAGATAACCGTGTGGGACTCATAGTCAAAGTCGTTCTCGTTCACTCCCATTACGATTGTAACATCTTCATTTTTCCCTGGCGCTGTAATAACAACTTTCTTAGCACCGGCAGCAATATGCTTCCCAGCTCCTTCTTTATCAATGAACTTACCAGTTGCTTCTACAACCACCTCTACCCCAAGCTCACCCCAAGGAAGATGGCTAGGATCTCTATCACTTAAAAGTTTGGTTTCTTTTCCATTTACGATGATTGCATTGTCTTTCACTTCAATCTGATCTGCAATCGTTCCGTGTATTGTGTCATACTTTATAAGATGGGCTAGAGTTTCTGCAGGGTAACTAGCATTAATTGCCACAACTTCAATATTCGGGTCAGAGATGGCCTTCCGAAACACCATTCTGCCAATTCGCCCAAATCCATTTATCCCTATTTTTGTTATCATTAATCCGTTCCCCTTCCAGATTTATCACACACTATTTCTCTTATTTATTATAATAAGTATGACACATTTTTCAATCGGTTAATACAAAATAACTTAATTCTAAATTTTCAGCTAATTGACAAAGTCAATTAGCCCCCCTTTTTGCTACTATACAAAAAAAAAAAAAGCCATTTATCATGACTTCAACTTGTCTTATTGATATACCTCTTGATACTTACCATAAAAATATAATACCCTTTGTATATAATGTCTAGTCTCTCCAAATGGAATTTCACTTAAGTTCTGATACGTTCCATCCCATGTGTTTTCACGCAACCATCTCTCTACATTCCCTGGTCCTGCATTATATGACGCGATAACTGCATAATGATTCCGATGAAACTTTCTCTCTAGAAAAGCAAGATACCATGAACCAATCTGAATGTTTATCTTAGGGTCGTTTATGCGATGAATGTACTCTTCGGGCATTTGAGCTTGTTGAATAACCCAAGCAGCTGTGTCCGGCATAATTTGCATTAAACCTGTGGCGCCCTTGTTAGATACTCGCTCCTGCTTAAAATTACTTTCTATCTGTATGATTGCATACACCAAGTTTGGGTCTACCTGATATTGTTCTGTTGCATCATTTACCAGGTCTTCATAATAAACGGGATACATAGCCTTCCAGAATGGGGGGCTGTTTAACAGATAAAACAATATTAGTAGAAGAACTAACAAGGTGAACTTCCGATTAAGATTTAATTCCATCATTCCCAATTTCCTTAACTAATTTAAAAAATAGCGATTCAACCTGCTCCCTTGTTTCGAATAATGATCCACTGTTGTCAACTAGATAATCTGCACGTTGTTTTTTTTCTTCAATGGACCATTGCGAGTTGATCCGTCTCTTGGCATCATCATATGTAAGATGATCTCTTTCCATCAATCTCCTCAATTGCTCATCAGGAGAAACATAGACAACTATGACAGCCTCAACCGTCTGCTCCTGCTTGGATTCATACAGTAGAGGAATATCCATAATAATAAGCGGGGGATGATCCTTCAGTGCTTTTTCTTTCTTCTGATTCATTCTCTTACGTATAAGAGGGTGCAGAATGGCATTGAGGTCTTGACGAGCCTTTTCTTCCTTGAAGACAAGATCTCCGAGAGATTTTCGATCTAGCGTACCATCTTCATTTAGGACAGAGGGTCCGAAGCGACGAACTACCGCTTCAAGACCTTCCTCCCCAGGTGCCACTACCTCACGAGCCACTTGATCTGCATCAATAATAACACATCCAAGCTGTTCAAACATTCTAGCTACAGTACTTTTACCACAAGCAATTCCACCTGTTAAACCGACGATCATGGCCAAATCTTTCCTCTCGATCTCTCTACAAAATTTTTGATATTCCAAACAATATTAAGATCACTCCAGGGATAAAAGACATTCTTTTAATCCATTGACTATTCGAGTAAACAAAACCAAGCCTCAACCCCATAAGAATGAAAGTTGTACATAATACAGAAAACAATACCGCAGTTAACCATGGAGAATACCCCATAAGAGCTGCACCAATTCCTGCTCCAAACCCATCTAAAGATAGGGCAACACCTAGCACCGCTGCCTCCGCTCCAGTAATCGTCCCAGATCGGTCGACGTCTGCTGCAGTAGGCTTTTTTAGTATATGAATTACTAAACCTAAAGTCTTAATCTCAATATTTAAGACTTGGCGTGGCTCGGAAGAATCTAACGTATCTACTTGAGTTGTTGATGATGTTAAAGGGGGTTCTATCTGATTCGTTTCTCGATTAAGATACAAATTAAATATCGCCCAGCATCCTATTCCAATCAATATGAAAGCCCCAATGAGATTGGCAGTGCCCATACTAATGAATCCTGAAAACCACTTGCCAAGCTGCATAGAAACCAGCACAAGAACAGCAGAACAGCTTGTAATAATAAGTATAGAGAGAATAGGTATCTTTATTCTTCTTAGTCCATAACTAATCCCTACTCCAAAACTATCTAGACTCACTGCAAAAGCCAGTGCAAATAGGGAAAAAAACTCCATTTGCGTGTCTTCCCTCCTTACCATAGCAACATATAACTATGATATGGCGAAGAAAATAGGCTGTGCCTAGAATTTAAGTTTTAGGTCTCTTTTGGCACTTGGGACAAAAATGAGTCCCTCTCCCTCCGACAACTGTTTTCCTTAACTCTTCTCCACAACGAAGACATGGTTGCCCGTTTCGCCCATAAGCCTTAAGCTGTTGTTGGAACATCCCCATTTCCCCTTGCCCGTTGACATAGGATTTAATGGAACTTCCCCCAAGCTGAACGGCTTCATCAAGTGTCTCTCTAATTGCTCTATAGAGGTCTGCTATTCTTCTTGCAGAAAGTTGGTGTGCTTCCGTCTCAGGATGGATCTTCGACTCATAAAGAGCTTCATCAACATAAATATTCCCTAGTCCTACAATGAATTCCTGGTTCAGTAATAAAGGCTTGATTTTTGTTTTTTTTCCTTTAATCAAAGCTTTGAATCGTTCTAAGGTGAATTCTTGATCTAATGGTTCTGGACCAAGCTTACTCAATGGGGGATGAACTTCCTCTTCCCCCCGTGGCCAAATTTCCATAGTTCCAAATTGCCGCACGTCTCGATAACGCAGTTCCGTACCATCTGTGAAATGAAAAATCACATGGGTATGCTTTTCAACGGGCTCATCCTGTTGATATATTCCATATCTTCCTTCCATTCGCAAGTGGGAAACGAGCACAACATCTTGAAACACGATTTTAAGAAATTTCCCTCTGCGTGCCACATCCTCAATGACTTGTCCCTCTAATAATAAATTAAATTCGAAAATATCATGTGGTCTGCGAATAATTCGAGGTAAGAATACACTTACATTGCCAATTTTCTTTCCTGCTACTAATTTGCTTAGCGTTCTTCGTACTGTTTCCACCTCTGGAAGTTCAGGCACCTTCGGCTACCCCCTATTTGGCATCATACCATGTTTCTCCATCGCTCACATCAGCCTTAAGTGGCACATTCAGTTCCATCGCCTGTTCCATCACTTCAGGTACAAGGTTTCTCATAAGCTCAAGCTCTTCCTTTGGCACCTCAAATACTAATTCATCGTGTACTTGTAAGAGCATTTTGCTTTTTAGTTGCTTGTCCTTTAAAACTGCTCTCATATTAACCATAGCCAATTTAATAATATCGGCAGCTGTTCCTTGTATCGGAGTATTCATGGCTGTACGCTCAGCAAAGCTCCTAATATTAAAATTACTATGGTTAATCTCGGGAAGATATCTCCTCCGGTTTAACAGAGTAGTGACGTAACCGTCTTTCCTCGCCTTTTTAACGATGTCGTCCATATAATGCTGTACACCCGTGAACACATCGAAATATTTTTCAATAAACGATGCTGCTTCTTTTCGTGTAATGTTTAAGTTCTGAGATAAGCCGTAATCGCTAATCCCATACACAATCCCAAAGTTAACTGCCTTAGCCTGCCTTCTCATATCCGAATTAACTTGGTCAGCAGATACACCGAATACATCCATTGCCGTTTTGGTATGAATATCTGCTCCTTGTAAGAAAGCTTCTTTTAGATTTTCGTCATCTGCAATATGAGCTAGCACCCTCAATTCAATCTGTGAATAGTCTGCTGCTAGGATGACCCAATCTGGATTCGTTGGGATAAAAGCCTGGCGGATTCTTTTACCCTCTTCTAGTCGAATAGGAATGTTTTGAAGATTAGGCTCTGTACTGCTCAATCTTCCCGTAGCCGTAGTGGCTTGGTTATAGGAAGTATGAATCTTGTGGGTTTTAGGATTAATCTCCTTCATTAACCCCTCAATATAAGTAGAATACAACTTCCCTAGTTGTCTGAAGTGA
The Ammoniphilus sp. CFH 90114 DNA segment above includes these coding regions:
- a CDS encoding methyl-accepting chemotaxis protein, yielding MNRKNSIQRIVESVGLSWRIIFPFSLLILLSTAIVGGIAYQQATTNTKRLIENQLIEEARKMTEKVSLLHFALDEKQFEKRFKYELKQQRAALANQGLHIEQYALKQGSGQRAYPGVTIEMIPLSAELVNRILENEEGVISQRIQGLNYTISFVKSHERQEIYTIVVADKDYMTPLNKIKNTVLYSFLGCILISFLLGTLIVRMILLPIRNLLDAMKEVQSGNLSNRLELPFASPELIRLSHHFNDMLDEMSNMIQQVKTSVTQLGETSNQLHLSSDESMESAFHLRKAIQIVSDGAEETAVSTEKTNLAFQSMKEVVTSLLSEIHVSTEYSNKMVVTAESGHQHINDVRTSNELLQREMQQVSDSMLQLRRQSDDIEKILGMIGQLSEQTKLLALNAAIEAARAGEAGKGFAVVADEVRKLADESTQATREISSMIVDIQMVTKETNNKTSMVSDRVEEGSRLALKAEEAFTDMIQGIQFADQRMKTMALDIDQISYGLKEAEDKLVFFTGIAQETAASTEQMDASAQQQLGLSEKSKELSTQILNLQQKLGHMVEKFKC
- a CDS encoding lytic transglycosylase domain-containing protein, with product MMELNLNRKFTLLVLLLILFYLLNSPPFWKAMYPVYYEDLVNDATEQYQVDPNLVYAIIQIESNFKQERVSNKGATGLMQIMPDTAAWVIQQAQMPEEYIHRINDPKINIQIGSWYLAFLERKFHRNHYAVIASYNAGPGNVERWLRENTWDGTYQNLSEIPFGETRHYIQRVLYFYGKYQEVYQ
- the pstA gene encoding phosphate ABC transporter permease PstA, which gives rise to MKSSFTAENKQIEARKRKDKGYKLLFLSATMFGVIVLAILILDVLQKGSGAINMNFLSNFPSRFAEKAGLKSALFGTLWMIGLTAPMAFILGVGTALYLEEYAKKNWLTRLIQTNISNLAGVPSIVYGLLGLTIFVRMFSLDGSVMAGALTMTLLILPVIIVASQEALRSVSDSLRHASFALGATKWQTILRVILPSALPGIITGNILALSRAIGETAPLVVVGAAAFIAFTPQSPMDPFTVLPIQIYNWVSRPQEAFHALAAGGIIVLLVVLLSMNAVAVMIRNKFQKKMD
- the coaE gene encoding dephospho-CoA kinase (Dephospho-CoA kinase (CoaE) performs the final step in coenzyme A biosynthesis.) → MIVGLTGGIACGKSTVARMFEQLGCVIIDADQVAREVVAPGEEGLEAVVRRFGPSVLNEDGTLDRKSLGDLVFKEEKARQDLNAILHPLIRKRMNQKKEKALKDHPPLIIMDIPLLYESKQEQTVEAVIVVYVSPDEQLRRLMERDHLTYDDAKRRINSQWSIEEKKQRADYLVDNSGSLFETREQVESLFFKLVKEIGNDGIKS
- a CDS encoding PstS family phosphate ABC transporter substrate-binding protein, which produces MKLLKKSGILMSTLVLAASLMTGCGGNQQPSAAQQPSTDKPAEQPAKESALSGTVLVDGSSTVFPITEAVAEEFQAANPDVRVTVGVSGTSGGFKKFIPGETDINNASRKIKDKEVETIKANGFEAIELPVAYDGITVVVNKENDWVDFLTVEELNKIWAPDSQVKTWAEVREGWPAEPIKLYGPGTDSGTFGYFTEAINGEEGASRSDYTASEDDNVLVQGVAGDKSALGYFGFAYYIENTDKMKPVPIKENADAPAIEPTMETINNGTYKPLSRYLYIYVSSKALAEKPELKAFAQYYIDVAPEMSEAVGYIPLPADQYEAAKKLIQ
- the pstC gene encoding phosphate ABC transporter permease subunit PstC; this translates as MKKKPPISERIVPAILLLCALVSVFTTIGIIGTLLLETIEFFKVVSVIEFFTGTKWAPLFKPQYFGILPLITGTLLIAFIASLVAVPIGLASAIYLSEYAPPKVRKTVKPILEILAGIPTIVYGFFALTLVTPLIRFFLPGTDFFNALSAGIVVGIMIIPMVASLSEDAMTAVPRSLREGALALGATKLETSLKVVVPAALSGIVASVVLSLSRAVGETMIVTLAAGATPKMAFNPLESIQTMTAYIVQISHGDAPFGTIEYLSLYAVGSTLFVMTLVMNMLAQYISRKYREEY
- the pstB gene encoding phosphate ABC transporter ATP-binding protein PstB, whose translation is MIATNQYVFNIENLKLWYGEDLALKNINMNIKKNEVTAIIGPSGCGKSTLLKTFNRMVDLVPGVKVEGKINYHGVNIYDRDINLEQLRTTVGMVFQKPNPFPKSIYENVVFGQRIHGNNKKSELDEIVEKSLKGVALWDEVKDRLHEPATGLSGGQQQRLCIARCIAVEPDVILMDEPTSALDPISTMKIEELLHDLKERFSIVIVTHNMQQAARSSDQTAFMLTGELVEFEKTEKLFTNPTDKRTEDYVMGRFG
- the ytaF gene encoding sporulation membrane protein YtaF is translated as MEFFSLFALAFAVSLDSFGVGISYGLRRIKIPILSILIITSCSAVLVLVSMQLGKWFSGFISMGTANLIGAFILIGIGCWAIFNLYLNRETNQIEPPLTSSTTQVDTLDSSEPRQVLNIEIKTLGLVIHILKKPTAADVDRSGTITGAEAAVLGVALSLDGFGAGIGAALMGYSPWLTAVLFSVLCTTFILMGLRLGFVYSNSQWIKRMSFIPGVILILFGISKIL
- the nrdR gene encoding transcriptional regulator NrdR, with product MRCPLCQHNGTRVLDSRPVNEAKSIRRRRECEACSHRFTTFEMVEETPLLVIKKDGAREEFSREKILRGLVRACEKRPVSLDTLEKIVEKIGQELRGSGKVEIPSQEIGELVMKAIYDVDEVAYVRFASVYRQFKDINVFIKELEELLNYNKNKTIP
- the speD gene encoding adenosylmethionine decarboxylase, with protein sequence METLGKHVIAELWGCNPNMLDNLEMTEKVMVDAALEAGAEVREVTFHKFNPQGISGVVVISESHLTIHTFPEHGYASVDVYTCGETIDPKVAAQAIAEYLEAKTIDSIEIPRGQGPLPKLVQSPVREYTRV
- a CDS encoding glyceraldehyde-3-phosphate dehydrogenase, with the protein product MITKIGINGFGRIGRMVFRKAISDPNIEVVAINASYPAETLAHLIKYDTIHGTIADQIEVKDNAIIVNGKETKLLSDRDPSHLPWGELGVEVVVEATGKFIDKEGAGKHIAAGAKKVVITAPGKNEDVTIVMGVNENDFDYESHTVISNASCTTNCLAPVAKVLDEAFGIEYGMMTTVHSYTNDQKNLDNPHKDLRRARACAQAIIPTSTGAAKAVGKVLPHLKGKLNGLALRVPTPNVSIVDLVVNVKKSVTLEEVNRVLKEAAEGPMKNYIEYTEAPLVSSDFNGNEHSSIVDGLSTMVMNDQQVKVLIWYDNEWGYSCRVLDLVKHVSQAVNEKKKQEMTV